A section of the Clostridium felsineum DSM 794 genome encodes:
- a CDS encoding macrolide family glycosyltransferase — MSKVLFMNFPAYGHVNPTLGLVDELVKRGEEVYYFCTDEFKESIEKTGAKFISYGERMSALKNANRKGRKDKSHGKIIIKCIDIAEHEVEDILNKIKGIKFDYAIYDSMFCAGNIIAQILKIPSISSLAVFATIKEVMKMQYSPVTEIEIENDPTIFKAHNEAKDRIEKKYSVNMPKISQIMSCRGDLNIAYTAKEFVANMEYYDDSFKFIGPPIYNRQESLDFPFEKLENKKVIYISLGTVFNNTNSDLYKIFFEAFGDSDVVVVMSAYNIDMSNFNIPKNFIVKNYVPQTEILKYADAAVTHAGMNSTSDLIYNKVPFVAIPIGADQLYMAARAKELGTAIVLNKDKLTAKELRESVEKVMTDASYINNIEKVKEFFREAGGYKRGVDEIFKLKIEKGIKDYACEY, encoded by the coding sequence ATGTCAAAAGTACTTTTTATGAATTTCCCAGCTTATGGGCATGTAAATCCTACTTTAGGATTAGTAGATGAATTAGTTAAAAGAGGTGAGGAAGTATATTATTTTTGTACAGATGAATTTAAAGAAAGTATTGAGAAAACAGGAGCTAAATTTATAAGTTATGGTGAAAGAATGAGTGCTCTAAAAAATGCTAATAGAAAGGGGAGAAAAGATAAATCACATGGAAAGATTATAATTAAATGTATTGATATTGCCGAACATGAAGTTGAAGATATCTTGAATAAAATAAAAGGAATAAAATTTGATTATGCTATTTATGATTCTATGTTTTGTGCAGGTAATATAATAGCACAAATACTTAAAATACCATCAATTTCATCCTTAGCTGTGTTTGCTACAATAAAAGAAGTAATGAAAATGCAATATTCACCTGTAACTGAAATTGAAATAGAAAATGATCCCACTATATTTAAGGCACATAATGAAGCAAAGGATAGAATTGAAAAAAAGTATTCTGTGAATATGCCTAAAATTAGTCAAATAATGTCATGTAGAGGTGATTTGAATATAGCCTATACAGCTAAAGAATTTGTGGCTAATATGGAATATTATGACGATAGTTTCAAATTTATTGGACCCCCTATTTATAATAGACAAGAAAGTTTGGATTTCCCTTTTGAGAAGTTAGAAAACAAAAAAGTAATATATATTTCTTTAGGAACAGTTTTTAACAATACTAATAGTGATTTATATAAAATATTTTTTGAAGCTTTTGGAGATTCTGATGTGGTAGTGGTTATGTCAGCATATAATATTGATATGTCTAACTTTAATATACCTAAAAACTTTATAGTTAAAAACTATGTGCCTCAGACAGAGATTTTAAAATATGCAGATGCAGCAGTTACACATGCAGGAATGAATAGTACAAGTGACTTAATTTATAATAAAGTACCATTTGTGGCAATTCCTATTGGTGCGGATCAATTGTATATGGCAGCAAGGGCAAAGGAATTAGGTACAGCTATAGTATTAAATAAGGACAAGCTTACTGCAAAAGAGCTTAGAGAATCAGTTGAAAAGGTAATGACAGATGCTTCTTATATTAATAATATAGAAAAAGTAAAAGAATTTTTTAGAGAAGCTGGTGGTTATAAAAGAGGTGTAGATGAAATCTTTAAACTTAAAATAGAAAAGGGTATAAAGGACTATGCTTGTGAATATTAG
- a CDS encoding serine dehydratase subunit alpha family protein: MEKSDLKYINYVKILKEELVPAMGCTEPIAIAYAAAVAREKLGHIPEKVIVEVSGNIIKNVKSVIVPNTDHLKGIEAAVAAGIIAGKSEKKLEVISKVTEEEKQKIKNYIESSTIEVKPSETQFVFYVQVNLFYKGSFVKVRIVNYHTNIVFIEKNGKVIYERKAEESKEEGLSDKKLLNIKDIIDFASTVEIKDIEDIISRQIRYNSKIAEEGLKNNYGANIGSVLLETYGDDIKVRAKAKAAAGSDARMNGCELPVIIISGSGNQGMTASLPVIEYAKELKVSKEKLYRALIISDLVTIHQKTGIGRLSAYCGAISAGAGSGAGIAYLNGGGYKEISHTIVNALSIVSGIVCDGAKASCAAKIAAGVDAGILGYYMYKNGQQFRGGDGIVKKGVEATISNIGKLAKEGMKETDKEIIKIMTEK, encoded by the coding sequence GTGGAAAAAAGTGATTTAAAATATATAAATTACGTTAAAATTTTAAAAGAAGAACTAGTTCCAGCTATGGGATGCACAGAGCCTATAGCAATTGCGTATGCGGCAGCTGTAGCAAGAGAGAAGTTGGGTCATATACCTGAAAAAGTAATTGTGGAGGTTAGTGGGAATATTATAAAAAATGTTAAAAGCGTTATAGTTCCAAACACAGATCATTTAAAAGGTATAGAAGCAGCAGTGGCGGCAGGAATTATAGCAGGAAAATCTGAAAAAAAGCTTGAAGTAATTTCAAAGGTAACGGAAGAGGAAAAGCAAAAAATTAAAAATTATATTGAGAGTTCCACAATAGAGGTAAAGCCTTCAGAAACCCAATTTGTATTTTATGTACAGGTTAATTTATTCTACAAAGGTTCCTTTGTAAAAGTTAGAATTGTAAATTATCATACTAATATTGTTTTTATTGAAAAGAATGGTAAGGTTATTTATGAAAGAAAGGCAGAAGAGTCAAAGGAAGAAGGACTCTCAGATAAGAAATTACTGAATATAAAAGATATTATTGATTTTGCAAGTACTGTAGAGATAAAGGATATAGAAGATATTATAAGTAGACAGATAAGGTACAATTCAAAAATTGCAGAGGAAGGCCTTAAAAATAATTATGGAGCTAATATAGGCAGTGTTTTGCTTGAAACTTATGGTGATGATATAAAAGTAAGAGCAAAAGCTAAGGCGGCAGCAGGTTCAGATGCTAGAATGAATGGCTGTGAACTTCCGGTTATAATTATTTCTGGAAGTGGAAATCAGGGAATGACAGCATCACTTCCAGTTATCGAATATGCCAAAGAATTAAAGGTATCAAAGGAGAAGCTTTATAGAGCGCTTATTATTTCAGATTTAGTTACAATACATCAGAAAACAGGCATAGGAAGACTTTCAGCATATTGTGGTGCTATTAGTGCAGGTGCAGGGAGTGGAGCTGGTATTGCATATCTTAATGGTGGAGGCTATAAAGAAATTTCACATACCATTGTTAATGCGCTGTCCATAGTTTCAGGAATTGTTTGTGATGGAGCTAAGGCATCTTGCGCAGCTAAAATTGCAGCAGGTGTAGATGCAGGTATTTTAGGATATTATATGTATAAAAACGGACAGCAGTTTAGAGGCGGAGATGGAATAGTTAAAAAAGGTGTAGAAGCAACTATATCTAATATTGGTAAGCTTGCTAAAGAAGGAATGAAAGAAACTGACAAGGAAATTATAAAAATTATGACTGAAAAATAA
- a CDS encoding ABC-F family ATP-binding cassette domain-containing protein has translation MIVVSCKNISKSYGIDTILENITFNINDGEKIGLIGPNGAGKSTLFKILTSQLDHDTGDLFIDKSKKLGYLSQHLDLNIDNTIYEELSSVFSDLLQIETKLKDLEIKMGEPYDPSKDEYHNKVIKDYTTYTELYSAKGGYTYKGLIGKVLTGLGFSNEYFDKKISILSGGQKTRVALCKLLLKNPEILLLDEPTNHLDLDAIEWLEDYLKNYKGTVILISHDRYFLDAITDTTLELINGHVNCFNGNYTKALELKKVQYDIELKAYNLQQEEIKRQEKIIERFRSFNREKSIKAAESRQKALDKIERVNRPDKETGVTRIEFETLIKSGNDVLHVENLSKHFEEKTLFENLYMDVKKGEKIALIGENGRGKTTFFRILLDKMKSDSGIKVLGKNVFVGYYDQEQSDLHDEKTIIDEVWGDFPELTTTEIRNALAAFLFIGDDVFKIISTLSGGEKCRINLLKLMLSKNNFLLLDEPTNHLDIVSREALEDALLSYDGTVLVISHDRYFLNKVVHKIFELEKNGIKEYLGNYSYYIEKKNNPTRFQDEEEFKNQKTKTQINTEKKKKRENEKQKRVKKVELKNTEKEIADLEKKLEELQNMLCLEEVYSNQEKSIEVNNQITETQENLDLLYEKWDELSNSIED, from the coding sequence ATGATAGTTGTTAGCTGTAAAAATATCAGTAAAAGTTACGGCATTGATACAATTTTAGAAAATATAACATTTAATATAAATGATGGTGAAAAAATAGGTCTTATAGGTCCAAATGGCGCCGGAAAATCAACACTATTTAAAATTTTAACTTCGCAATTAGATCACGATACAGGTGATTTATTCATAGATAAAAGTAAAAAACTAGGATATTTATCTCAACATCTTGACCTTAATATTGATAACACTATATATGAGGAACTCTCTTCTGTATTTAGTGATTTATTACAAATAGAAACTAAACTTAAAGATTTAGAGATAAAAATGGGTGAGCCATATGATCCTTCAAAGGATGAATACCATAATAAAGTTATAAAAGACTACACTACTTATACAGAACTATACTCAGCAAAAGGTGGCTACACTTATAAAGGTTTAATAGGAAAAGTTTTAACAGGACTTGGCTTTTCAAATGAATACTTTGATAAAAAAATAAGCATTTTAAGTGGTGGACAAAAGACTCGTGTAGCTCTTTGTAAGCTTTTACTTAAAAATCCAGAAATATTACTTTTAGATGAACCCACAAACCATCTAGATTTAGATGCTATTGAGTGGCTTGAAGATTATTTAAAAAATTACAAAGGAACAGTAATTTTGATTTCCCATGATAGATATTTTTTGGATGCAATTACTGACACAACCCTTGAACTTATAAATGGTCATGTAAATTGCTTTAATGGCAATTACACTAAAGCATTAGAATTAAAAAAAGTACAATATGATATAGAATTAAAAGCCTATAATCTTCAGCAAGAAGAAATTAAAAGACAAGAAAAAATAATAGAACGCTTTAGATCCTTTAATAGAGAAAAAAGTATAAAAGCTGCTGAAAGTAGACAAAAAGCACTTGATAAAATCGAAAGAGTTAACCGCCCTGACAAGGAAACTGGAGTAACCCGTATTGAATTCGAAACCCTAATAAAAAGCGGAAATGACGTTTTACATGTAGAAAATTTATCAAAACATTTTGAGGAAAAAACTTTATTCGAAAATCTCTACATGGATGTAAAAAAGGGAGAAAAAATCGCTTTAATTGGTGAAAATGGACGTGGAAAAACTACTTTTTTTAGGATACTTTTAGATAAAATGAAAAGCGACTCAGGTATTAAAGTTTTGGGTAAAAATGTTTTTGTGGGCTATTATGATCAAGAACAATCTGATTTACATGACGAAAAAACAATCATAGATGAAGTTTGGGGCGACTTTCCAGAACTTACTACAACAGAAATAAGAAACGCTTTAGCAGCCTTTTTATTTATAGGTGATGATGTTTTTAAAATCATTTCAACCTTAAGTGGAGGAGAAAAGTGTAGAATTAACCTACTTAAGTTAATGCTTTCTAAAAATAATTTTTTACTTTTAGACGAACCTACAAACCATTTAGATATAGTTTCTCGTGAAGCTCTAGAAGATGCACTTTTAAGTTATGATGGAACTGTACTGGTAATATCACATGATAGATATTTCTTAAATAAGGTTGTTCATAAAATATTTGAACTAGAGAAAAATGGTATTAAAGAGTATCTTGGAAATTATTCTTATTATATAGAAAAAAAGAATAATCCAACAAGGTTTCAAGATGAAGAAGAATTTAAAAATCAAAAAACAAAAACTCAAATTAATACTGAGAAGAAGAAAAAACGTGAAAATGAAAAGCAAAAAAGAGTAAAAAAAGTTGAACTTAAAAATACTGAAAAAGAAATAGCTGACTTAGAAAAGAAGCTTGAAGAACTTCAAAATATGCTTTGTCTTGAAGAAGTTTATTCAAACCAAGAAAAAAGTATAGAGGTTAATAACCAAATTACTGAAACTCAAGAAAATCTCGATTTATTATATGAAAAATGGGACGAATTAAGTAATAGTATAGAAGACTAG
- a CDS encoding redox-sensing transcriptional repressor Rex: MDKKKNISMAVIRRLPKYHRYLEELLKSDVDRISSKELSEKIGFTASQIRQDLNCFGDFGQQGYGYNVKDLCREIDNILGLTKTYNTIIVGAGNIGQAIANYINFQKMGFDLKAIFDINPKLIGLKIQDVEVQDVDNIDKYLQNNRIDIGIICVPSKNAQKVCDIIVKNNVNGIWNFAPVDLSIPENVIVENVHLSESLLTLSCLMQEVNKGQEE; this comes from the coding sequence GTGGATAAGAAAAAAAACATATCAATGGCAGTTATCAGACGTCTTCCCAAATACCACAGATATTTAGAAGAGTTGCTAAAGAGCGATGTTGATAGAATATCTTCAAAGGAATTAAGTGAAAAAATAGGTTTTACTGCATCGCAGATACGCCAAGACTTGAATTGTTTTGGTGATTTTGGGCAGCAGGGATATGGATACAATGTTAAAGATTTGTGTAGGGAAATTGATAATATATTAGGACTAACTAAAACATATAATACCATAATAGTTGGTGCTGGAAATATAGGTCAGGCAATTGCTAATTATATAAATTTTCAAAAGATGGGATTTGATTTAAAGGCTATATTTGATATAAATCCTAAATTAATAGGGCTTAAAATACAAGATGTTGAAGTTCAAGATGTAGACAACATAGACAAGTATTTACAAAACAATAGAATAGATATTGGAATAATATGTGTTCCTAGTAAAAATGCACAAAAAGTTTGTGATATTATTGTTAAAAATAATGTTAACGGAATATGGAATTTTGCACCGGTTGACCTTTCCATTCCTGAAAATGTAATTGTTGAAAATGTACATTTGAGTGAGAGTCTTCTAACACTTAGTTGTTTGATGCAAGAGGTTAATAAAGGGCAGGAAGAATAA
- a CDS encoding short-chain-enoyl-CoA hydratase, whose product MELNNVILEKEGKIAVVTINRPKALNALNSDTLKEIDYVIGEIENDSEVLAVILTGAGEKSFVAGADISEMKDMNTIEGRKFGILGNKVFRRLELLEKPVIAAVNGFALGGGCEIAMACDIRIASNNARFGQPEVGLGITPGFGGTQRLSRLVGMGMAKQLVFTAQNIKADEALRIGLVNKVVEPEELMNTAKELAKTIANNAPVAVKLSKQAINRGMQCDVDTALAFESEAFGECFSTEDQKDAMTAFTEKRKIEGFKNR is encoded by the coding sequence ATGGAACTAAACAATGTCATTCTTGAAAAGGAAGGTAAAATTGCTGTAGTTACCATTAACAGACCTAAAGCATTAAATGCATTAAATAGTGACACACTAAAAGAGATTGATTATGTTATAGGTGAAATTGAAAATGATAGCGAAGTACTTGCGGTAATTTTAACTGGAGCAGGAGAAAAATCATTTGTAGCAGGAGCAGATATTTCTGAGATGAAAGATATGAATACTATTGAAGGTAGAAAATTCGGAATACTTGGGAATAAAGTGTTTAGAAGATTAGAGCTTCTTGAAAAGCCTGTAATAGCAGCTGTTAATGGGTTCGCTTTAGGAGGCGGCTGTGAAATTGCTATGGCTTGTGATATAAGAATAGCTTCAAATAACGCAAGATTTGGTCAGCCAGAGGTAGGTCTTGGAATTACGCCTGGTTTTGGTGGAACACAAAGACTTTCAAGATTAGTTGGAATGGGAATGGCAAAGCAGCTTGTTTTTACTGCTCAAAATATAAAAGCAGATGAAGCTTTAAGAATCGGACTAGTAAATAAGGTAGTTGAACCTGAAGAATTAATGAATACAGCAAAAGAACTTGCAAAAACAATTGCAAATAATGCTCCTGTAGCTGTTAAGTTAAGTAAGCAGGCTATTAATAGAGGAATGCAGTGTGATGTGGATACTGCTTTAGCATTTGAATCAGAAGCATTCGGAGAATGTTTTTCAACAGAGGATCAAAAGGATGCAATGACAGCTTTCACTGAAAAAAGAAAAATTGAAGGCTTCAAAAATAGATAG
- a CDS encoding acyl-CoA dehydrogenase — MDFSLTKEQELVRQMVREFAENEVKPIAAEIDETERFPMENVKKMAQYGMMGIPFSKEYGGAGGDVLSYILAVEELSKVCGTTGVILSAHTSLCASLINEHGTEEQKQKYLVPLAKGEKIGAYGLTEPNAGTDSAAQQTVAVLEGDHYVINGSKIFITNGGVADTFVIFAMTDRTKGTKGISGFIIEKGFKGFSIGKVEQKLGIRASSTTELIFEDMIVPVENMIGKEGKGFPIAMKTLDGGRIGIAAQALGIAEGAFNEAKAYMKERKQFGRSLNKFQGLAWMMADMDVAIESARHLVYKAACLKQAGLPYTVEAARAKLHAANVAMDVTTKAVQLFGGYGYTKDYPVERMMRDAKITEIYEGTSEVQKLVISGNIFR; from the coding sequence ATGGATTTTAGTTTGACAAAAGAACAAGAATTAGTAAGACAAATGGTTAGAGAGTTTGCTGAAAATGAAGTAAAACCAATAGCAGCAGAAATAGATGAAACAGAAAGATTTCCTATGGAAAATGTAAAGAAAATGGCTCAATATGGAATGATGGGAATTCCATTTTCAAAAGAATACGGTGGCGCAGGTGGAGATGTATTATCCTACATTCTTGCAGTTGAAGAATTATCAAAGGTTTGTGGTACTACAGGTGTTATTCTTTCAGCTCATACATCACTTTGCGCTTCATTAATAAATGAGCATGGTACAGAAGAACAAAAACAAAAATATCTAGTACCTTTAGCTAAGGGTGAAAAAATAGGTGCTTATGGATTGACTGAACCAAATGCAGGAACAGATTCTGCAGCACAACAAACAGTAGCTGTACTTGAAGGAGATCATTATGTAATTAATGGTTCAAAAATATTCATAACAAATGGAGGAGTTGCAGATACTTTTGTTATATTTGCAATGACTGATAGAACAAAAGGAACAAAAGGTATATCAGGATTTATAATAGAAAAAGGCTTTAAAGGCTTCTCAATTGGTAAAGTTGAACAAAAGCTTGGAATAAGAGCTTCATCAACAACTGAACTTATATTTGAAGATATGATAGTACCAGTAGAAAACATGATTGGTAAAGAAGGAAAAGGATTTCCTATAGCAATGAAAACTCTTGATGGAGGAAGAATTGGTATAGCAGCTCAAGCTTTAGGAATAGCTGAAGGTGCTTTCAATGAAGCAAAAGCTTACATGAAAGAAAGAAAACAATTTGGAAGAAGTCTTAACAAATTCCAAGGACTTGCATGGATGATGGCAGATATGGATGTGGCTATAGAATCAGCTAGACATTTAGTGTATAAGGCTGCATGTCTTAAACAAGCAGGACTTCCATATACAGTTGAGGCTGCAAGAGCTAAACTTCATGCTGCAAATGTAGCAATGGATGTAACAACTAAGGCAGTACAATTATTTGGTGGATACGGATATACAAAAGATTATCCAGTTGAAAGAATGATGAGAGATGCTAAGATAACTGAAATCTACGAAGGAACTTCAGAAGTTCAAAAGTTAGTTATTTCAGGAAATATTTTCAGATAA